A section of the Gammaproteobacteria bacterium genome encodes:
- a CDS encoding DUF1203 domain-containing protein — protein MTDFQILALPRELFEAEFASAAATWLDVDADPGYPCRVSLQDARVGERVLALSYLHHDVDSPYRATGPIFVREQALTRVTDKNEIPRMLEHRQLSLRGYDANAMMIAATVTHGSELRSAIQEMFADSAVDYLHVHNAGPGCFNCAVKRA, from the coding sequence ATGACAGATTTTCAGATCCTTGCGTTGCCACGCGAACTGTTTGAAGCAGAATTTGCCAGCGCCGCCGCTACCTGGCTTGACGTTGATGCCGATCCCGGTTATCCCTGTCGCGTGTCGCTACAGGACGCCCGGGTGGGTGAACGGGTGCTGGCGCTGAGCTACCTGCACCATGATGTCGATTCACCTTACCGTGCAACCGGACCGATCTTTGTACGCGAGCAAGCGTTGACACGTGTAACCGACAAAAACGAAATACCGCGGATGCTGGAACACCGGCAGCTTTCGCTACGCGGCTACGACGCGAATGCAATGATGATTGCCGCAACGGTAACCCACGGCTCAGAATTACGCTCAGCGATACAGGAGATGTTCGCAGATTCGGCCGTCGACTACCTGCATGTCCACAATGCCGGTCCGGGCTGTTTTAATTGTGCTGTAAAAAGGGCCTGA